The following is a genomic window from Sphingobacterium spiritivorum.
AATACTAAAAATTTAGCTTTATTTTTAATCAAAGACAGAATACTAACCATATTTTTTTAAACAAATTAACTAACCCTTAACTATGAAACAACTTTTACTTGCATGCTTGTGCTGTATGTTTTGCTTTGCGGTATCTCATGCTCATGCACAACAAAGTACTGTTACCGGTAAAGTGACAGACGCCGCAACAGGCAAACCTATTCCTGGTGTCACGATCACCATTAAGGGCAGCAGCAGAAGTACTTCTACAGATGAAAAAGGCTCTTTTTCGCTTATTGAAGTCACATCTTCCAATACCTTGATCTTTTCCTCTTTAGGTTATCAGACTGCGGAAATGGAAGTCGGTAACCGGTCTTCTCTGACGATCAGTCTGACGGCAAGTGATCAGGCTTTGGAAGAGGTCATGGTCGTAGCTTACGGTACAGCAAAAAAAAGCACCTATACCGGGTCTGCAGCAACCGTGAGTCCCAAGGAAATTGCAGATGTACCTACTACTTCATTTGAAAATGCACTAAGCGGCCGGGTGGCAGGTGTACAGATCAATTCGGCTTCCGGTCAGGCTGGGTCCACATCGAGCATACGTATTCGGGGTATCGGATCGATGAATGCGTCTAATGATCCGTTATTTGTCATCGATGGTGTACCTGTAGTATCCGGCAATGTGGGGCAGATCAGCGGACAGCTTTATTCAACATCCAATGTGATGAGCACGCTAAATCCTGCTGATATTGAATCCATTACTATCCTGAAAGATGCTGCAGCATCTTCACTCTATGGTTCGAGAGCCGCCAACGGTGTAGTGGTCATTACGACCAAACGCGGTAAAACGGGCAAACCTACTCTTAACTTCCGAACTTCAATCGGTCTCACGCCTTCATGGGCAACAGATAATTATGAAATTGCTGACCCTCAGGCTCAGATCAATATGGAGTATCAGATCTTCCATGATTACCGCACATCCAATAAAAACAGTGCTACAGGTGTCAACTATACTGATCAGGAAGCAAGTACGTATGCACTGGGACAGATCAATCGTCGTTTTAATATCCATGGTTACAAATTTGAAGTGGATAACCCATCGAGAATGACGAATGTCAAAATTCTGGGGATGACTGACGGTGTCGAAAACAGGGAAGGAAAATTTTTCGACTGGGAAGATTACCTGTTCAGAACGGGTGTATTTCAGACAAATGATCTGTCTTTAAGCGGTGGTACGGGAACGACGAAATACTATTCATCCCTATCGTATACAAAAGATAAAGGCAGAGCTATTATCAATGAGTATGACCGTATTTCAGGAAGGATAAACCTTTCTCAGAAAGTATTTAATAATGTAGAGTATAATGTCAATCTGAATGTTGCCAGCACAGCTAAAACCGGGTTTAATGACACCAGAAGTACAGGTTCGAATTATTTCTTCCAGGCCCGCAACTTGCTGTTTCCATTCTACTGGCCTACGGATTACAAAACGGGAAATCCCTGGACTGCACAGTATGGTAGTTTAGCTTACAATTCGGACTATTACAATAAGGAGTGGGACAACAATACAAATACATTGAAACTTGGAGCTGTACAATCCCTTTCCTGGGAAATCATCCCCAACCTGACCGCAAAGACTATTTTCTCATTTGATAATACAGAAGTAAAAGATGATCTGTTCTACTCAGCTTTGCATTTTAACGGTCTGACAGATAAAGGAAGTTCCAGCAAATGGGCAACGAATATCCGAAAATATGTTTCGTCTAACACGCTGACGTATGCTAAAAGTTTCGGACTGCACAATCTGAATATCCTGGGCGGTTTTGAAGCGGAAAAGAATAAAACGGATTATCAGTACAGTAATTCTATCAACCTTGGTTCCAGCGCATTGACATCTATAGGAACAGGTGCCAATTTTAAAGCAGACAGCTATACCTGGGGGAATAACCTGATGTCATATCTATCCCGGATCGACTACAATTATAACGAAAAATACTTCGCCGGTGCTTCCATCCGTAGAGATGGCTCATCCAGATTAAGTCCTGAAAATCGTTGGGGTACATTCTGGTCGGTTTCAGGAGCCTGGAGTCTGCACAAAGAAGATTTCCTGAAGAATAATGAAACCCTTTCGACCCTGAGACTAAGAGGCTCGTACGGTGTAAACGGAACATTGCCAACCAATGATTTTGCATGGCGAACGCTAATGTATTACAAATACAACTACAAAGGTAATCCCGGTGGTATCGTTAGTGACGGTTCTACGGGACTGATCGACAGAGGGCTTGGAAATCTCAATCTGGGTTGGGAAGAAAACAAGACCTATGATCTGGCTTTAGAATTTGGATTATTTAATAACAGACTGACAGGATCTGTGGAGTATTTCAACAGAGATTCCAAAGATCTGTTACAGGATGTACCAACCTCCGGAACAACAGGTTTTACGACAATCCTGAGGAATGTAGGCGTGATCAACAACAGCGGATTAGAAATCGATCTGGGCGGCGATATCATCAAAAATGATAATTTCCGCTGGACAGCACGTGTGAATGCTTCCTTCCTGGATTCAAAAGTCAAAAGATTAAACGGTGGAAAAGATATTATCTGGAATGATCCTACAGGAGGAGATGCCCGGGCTCAATTCATCTACCGTGAAGGAGAGTCTGTATTGTCTTTTTATGGTTATGAGTGGGCTGGTGTAGACAAGAACAATGGTAAGAATGTATGGTATACGAACAACGATAAATCAGATTTTGAGTATAACGGACGCTCGGCGACCTACAATTTTGGAAATGCAAACCGTAAAATTATCGGCTCCGGGGTAGCGGATGTCTTTGGAGGGATTAATACGGACCTTGAATACAAAAACATCTCTCTGGGATTTAATTTCAGTTATAAAATAGGGGGTAAATTATACGATGGTGCAGAGAAAGATGTGATGGATGACGGCTATTACTGGGAACGAATCCGATCAGCCTATTATTACGAAAACATGTGGTCTCCTGACAATATGGAGGGTAGCCAGCCAAAGATTGACGGTAATGATCTGACAGATGCTATTCAGTACAGCAGTCGTCATCTGTATGATGCTTCATTCCTCCGTTTGAAAAATATCAATCTGGCTTACAGATTGCCGGCAGCATGGTTGAGCAAAGCTAAAATTTCCAATGCCCGTGTGTTTTTTAACGGAACAAATCTGCTGACCTTCTCCAAATATAAAATTGCGGATCCGGAAGTCAACCAGTATTCAACACGTGGCTGGGAAACGCCATATGGTAAAACGTATACTTTCGGTGTAGAATTCAGTTTCTAATTTTTATTGATATTGACATGAAAAAATATATAAAAATATTACTCGCAGCATCTGTACTTAGTACGGCATATTCGTGTAAAGACTTTCTGGAAGTCGAACCCAGCAATGCCGTAGACTATGACAAAGCCATCCGTACAGCCAATGATGCACAGATTGTGGTCAACGGAATTCTTCGTCAGATGACTTCTTCCAATTACTATGGACGTAATTTTATTATTTACGGAGACGCCAAAGGAGGAGATTTCACGCTCTTTTCTCAGGGAAGGGGATTAGACCCTTTCTATACGTTTAATCACAGTGCGCAGGCCAATAGCTATTCCAGCTTCTGGACTTCGATATACAATATTATTTATCAGTCTAATAACCTGCTGGAAAATATTGAAAAGCTACAAAGCCAGGGTACACTGGAAAATTTTGCACTGGCCAAATCCGATGCACTTACGATCAGAGCATTAGCGTATTTTGATCTTGTGAGATTATATGGAAAATCATATACCGATGATAAGAATGCCTGGGGTGTACCTAATATTACCAAAACATTATTGTACGACAGTCAGCCGGCAAGATCTACTGTAGCAGAAAACTACACGCAGATTATTAAGGATCTCAAGGATGCGGAAGCAGGTCTTCCGAAGACTAAAAGAGACGGTTATGTAAACTATTATGCCAATAAGGCGATTCAGGCGAGAGTCTACCTGACGATGGGGGATTATGACAATGCGCTGAAAGCCTCAGAGGAAGTTATCAATTCGGGTGTATACAGCCTGTATACCAATGCGCAATGGGTACCGTCCTGGTCCAATCAGTTTGGCTCAGAATCTATTCTTGAATTTGTGATCGAGCCTAACCAGGGAGACCTTGCGCGAACTTCTCTTGCCTTCTATTTAATGAGAAGAAATCATCAGACAGGTGCATTAGGTAATTTTCTTGCCAGCACACCATTCCTGACGTCTCTAAATGCAGATCCGAATGATGTAAGGAAGGGTGTCATGGCACGTGATGAGTCATCGACCACACGATTAGGTTCCTGCTATAAATATTCCGGTTCGGTAACCTTCAGCGGTGATAAAGGATCCTCTAATTTTACGGCGGTAAACATCAAAGTAATACGCCTATCCGAAATGTATCTTACAGCTGCAGAAGCATCTTTAAAATCCACTGTTCCTAATCCTACAAAAGCTGCTGAATATCTGCAGGCTATACGC
Proteins encoded in this region:
- a CDS encoding SusC/RagA family TonB-linked outer membrane protein, which encodes MKQLLLACLCCMFCFAVSHAHAQQSTVTGKVTDAATGKPIPGVTITIKGSSRSTSTDEKGSFSLIEVTSSNTLIFSSLGYQTAEMEVGNRSSLTISLTASDQALEEVMVVAYGTAKKSTYTGSAATVSPKEIADVPTTSFENALSGRVAGVQINSASGQAGSTSSIRIRGIGSMNASNDPLFVIDGVPVVSGNVGQISGQLYSTSNVMSTLNPADIESITILKDAAASSLYGSRAANGVVVITTKRGKTGKPTLNFRTSIGLTPSWATDNYEIADPQAQINMEYQIFHDYRTSNKNSATGVNYTDQEASTYALGQINRRFNIHGYKFEVDNPSRMTNVKILGMTDGVENREGKFFDWEDYLFRTGVFQTNDLSLSGGTGTTKYYSSLSYTKDKGRAIINEYDRISGRINLSQKVFNNVEYNVNLNVASTAKTGFNDTRSTGSNYFFQARNLLFPFYWPTDYKTGNPWTAQYGSLAYNSDYYNKEWDNNTNTLKLGAVQSLSWEIIPNLTAKTIFSFDNTEVKDDLFYSALHFNGLTDKGSSSKWATNIRKYVSSNTLTYAKSFGLHNLNILGGFEAEKNKTDYQYSNSINLGSSALTSIGTGANFKADSYTWGNNLMSYLSRIDYNYNEKYFAGASIRRDGSSRLSPENRWGTFWSVSGAWSLHKEDFLKNNETLSTLRLRGSYGVNGTLPTNDFAWRTLMYYKYNYKGNPGGIVSDGSTGLIDRGLGNLNLGWEENKTYDLALEFGLFNNRLTGSVEYFNRDSKDLLQDVPTSGTTGFTTILRNVGVINNSGLEIDLGGDIIKNDNFRWTARVNASFLDSKVKRLNGGKDIIWNDPTGGDARAQFIYREGESVLSFYGYEWAGVDKNNGKNVWYTNNDKSDFEYNGRSATYNFGNANRKIIGSGVADVFGGINTDLEYKNISLGFNFSYKIGGKLYDGAEKDVMDDGYYWERIRSAYYYENMWSPDNMEGSQPKIDGNDLTDAIQYSSRHLYDASFLRLKNINLAYRLPAAWLSKAKISNARVFFNGTNLLTFSKYKIADPEVNQYSTRGWETPYGKTYTFGVEFSF
- a CDS encoding RagB/SusD family nutrient uptake outer membrane protein, whose product is MKKYIKILLAASVLSTAYSCKDFLEVEPSNAVDYDKAIRTANDAQIVVNGILRQMTSSNYYGRNFIIYGDAKGGDFTLFSQGRGLDPFYTFNHSAQANSYSSFWTSIYNIIYQSNNLLENIEKLQSQGTLENFALAKSDALTIRALAYFDLVRLYGKSYTDDKNAWGVPNITKTLLYDSQPARSTVAENYTQIIKDLKDAEAGLPKTKRDGYVNYYANKAIQARVYLTMGDYDNALKASEEVINSGVYSLYTNAQWVPSWSNQFGSESILEFVIEPNQGDLARTSLAFYLMRRNHQTGALGNFLASTPFLTSLNADPNDVRKGVMARDESSTTRLGSCYKYSGSVTFSGDKGSSNFTAVNIKVIRLSEMYLTAAEASLKSTVPNPTKAAEYLQAIRKRAPALTPATAANVTEDLILAEKSKEFFGEGIRYFDMLRLNKTINFDDAFAGISVPTRTSSINRSFYRTILPISQDEINANPDIQGQQNPGY